The genomic interval ATGAACCGCATCGGCGAAGAAGTTGAGCGCGACGTCACCTATCGCACGGTGGTGACGGCGCAGCGCCCCGATCCGGAAGCGACCGCCGGCGATGCCATCGCCGGCGCAGCACGGCAGATCGCCGAAACTCTCGACCTGTCGGCGATCATCTGTTGGACTTCGTCGGGCTCAACCGCGCTACGGGTCGCACGCGAGCGGCCGAAGGTGCCGGTGGTGGCGATCACCCCGAGCATCAGCACCGGGCGCAAGCTGTCGGCGGTGTGGGGCGTGCATTGCGTCGTCGCCGAAGACGCCAAGGATCAGGACGACATGGTCGAGCGCGCCGGCCGCATCGCGTTCCGCGACGGCTTCGCCAAGTCCGGCCAGCGCGTCATCATCGTCGCCGGCGTCCCGCTCGGCACTCCGGGCGCCACCAACATGGTCCGCATTGCCTATGTCGGACCGAGCGACGCGGAGATGTGACTGAGGCTCTGCGATTAGAATCGAACCGATCGTCATTCCGGGGCGCCGCGCAGCGGCGAACCCGGAATCCCGAGATGTCCTGACCTCAAGCCTAACAACCTCTGGATTCCGGGTTCGCAGGCTTCGCCTGCGCCCCGGAATGACTGAAGAAGAGCTCAGCTCACCAGCTTTGCATCCAGCGTGATCTTGGTGTTGAGCAGCTTCGAGACCGGACACCCGGCTTTGGCCTTGGCGGCGCAGTCCTGGAAGGTGGCGTCGTCGGCGCCGGGGATCTTGGCGGTGAGCGTCAGATGGATCGCGGTGATGGCAAAGCCGTCGCCCTGCTTCTCCAACGTGACGTCCGCCTTGGTTTCCATCTGCTCGGCGGTGAGCTTGGCTTCGCCGAGGATCAGCGACAGCGCCATGGTGAAGCAGGCGGCGTGGGCGGCGCCGATCAGTTCCTCAGGGTTGGAGCCGGGCTTGCCTTCGAACCGGCTGGCGAAGCCGTAGGGATATTCGGACAGCGCGCCGCTCTTGGTCGAGATCGCGCCCTTGCCGTCCTTGATACCGCCCTGCCATTTCGCCGAACCGGATGTCGTGCTCATTGGGATCTCCCGTGCTGATGTCGAATCGACCGCGCGGCACATCGTCCGTGCAGCGACGGTTGAGTGGACCTTGGATGTGGGGTGGTTCGGCCGGATTCAAAGCACGACGACGCAGAAGCGCGTCAGATGTCGCGGCCCTCGACCTTCTCCGACAGCGTCTTGACGAGGTCGGGCACCTTGTCGAGATGCGGATTGAGCGCGAGCGCCCTGCGGAACGCATCGAGCGCCCGTTTGTCGTCGCCGAGTTCCTGCATGATCATGCCGAGGCCGGCGAGCGCACCGAAATGCCGCGGCTCACGTGCCAGCACCTGCTCGATGTCTTCGAGCGAGTGCATGTAGTCGTTCTGCAAATAGTAAATCGTCGCGCGCCGGTTCCAGCCTTCGACGTAATCCGGCCTCAGCTTGACCACGGCGTCGAGCAGCTTCAACGCGACGTCGAACTGCTTGGCATCCATCGCCACCTTCGAGCGCGCCATCAGCAGCGCAGTGGTGTCGCTGGTGGTCTGGCTCCACAGCGCCCAGATTCGCCCTTCGACGTGTTTGGCGCTGGCCTCATCGGGCGCAGCCTTCAGGGCACCGAACAGGAAGTCGAGGCCCTTGGTGCGGTCGGTCGGCACCCGCGGCAGCTTCTCCGGCGGTGCCGGCGGCTGCGCGAGCGGCTTCTCCAGCGGATGCTTGGGTCCGTCGGGGGCCTGGGCTCGCGCGCCCTCAGGCATACCCAGCGCCAAAGTCGCAAGCGCCAAGGCGCAGAGGCCGAACCGAAAATGTCGAGGGGCGAACGCCATTGCGACAGTCTAGACACGACAAAGCGCGCTGCAAAGCAGCGCGCGCGTCACAGCGGCGTGAGATCGAGGCGCGGGCCGCGAGCGGCCCAGCGCAATCAGCCCTGGCGGGCCTTGAACCGACGCTGGGTCTTGTTGATGACGTAGAGCCGGCCCTTACGGCGCACCAGGCGGTTTTCGCGGTGGCGGGTGAGCAGCGACTTCAGCGAGTTACGGACCTTCATGGGTCTATCCTGACTGTTTGAAAGGCCGTGACAATTGGCCGAATACAAAACGATAACAGCCCGCCGGCGGAAGCCCGCCCGGGTCGGTGCTGTATCTATCCAGCGACTCCCGACCTGTCAATCGATCCACCGCCGGAACCGGCAGGCCATTGCGGAAAACCAGCGCTGGGCCGGCGGCCACACCAAGGTAAGGCGCAAAATTCGCCGGACGCCGACGGTTTGGGCCGCTTCACAGCTCCGCAAAATAATTATACACCATAATCAATTCTTCGCCGCAAGAAGGCGAGAAATGCCCGAAGGAAACGCCCGATGCTGAATCCCGACGATCTCGTCGCCATCGACATCCACACCCACGCCGAGGAGCCGTGCGGCTGCCACGGCGACGACGGCTACGACGACTTCCAGGCGCGGATGGCCGAATATTTCGGCTCGCCGAACAAGCACCCGCCGACGGTCCCGCAGACCGCCGCGTATTATCGCGCCAAGAAGATCGCCGCGGTGATCTTCCCGGTCGACGCCGAACGTGAGACCGGCTTCCGCCGCTACAACAACGACGAGATGATCGAGATTACGCGGCAAAATTCCGACGTGCTGATTCCATTCGCCTCGATCGATCCGCACAAGGGCAAGCTCGGCGTGCGCGAAGCCCGGCGGCTGATCGCCGACTACGGCATCAAGGGCTTCAAATTCCACCCAACCATGCAGGGCTTCTACCCGAACGACCGGCTGGCCTATCCGCTGTACGAAGCGATCCAGGAAGGCGGCGCCATCGCGCTGTTCCACACCGGCCAGACCGGTGTCGGCTCCGGCATGCCGGGCGGCATGGGAATGCGGCTGAAGTACTCCAACCCGATGTATATGGACGACGTCGCCGCCGACTTTCCGGACATGAAGATCATCCTGGCGCACCCCTCCTTCCCCTGGCAGGAGGAGGCACTGTCGGTCGCGACCCACAAGCCCAACGTCTATATCGACCTGTCGGGCTGGTCGCCGAAGTACTTCCCGCCGATCCTGGTGCGCTACATCAACTCGATTCTGCAGGACAAGATGCTGTTCGGCTCGGACTGGCCGGTGATCACCCCGGACCGCTGGCTGTCGGACTTCGCCAAGCTCGAGATCCGCGACGAGATCCGCCCGAAGGTGCTGAAGCAGAACGCCCGTAAGCTGCTGGGGATCTAGACCCAACGATATCGTCCTTGCACGCGAAGCGAAGCAATCCGGCAGCGCCAGCTGTCGGCCTCTGGATTGCTTCGTCGCTTTGCTCCTCGCAAGGACGAAAGCGGAAAGGCCAGATCGCCGTGACGAGCTCAACTGAAAGCTGCCGCACATGACCATCAAGGCCGTCGTGTTCGATGCCTATGGCACGCTGTACGACATCCAGTCGGTTGCGGCCATCACCGAGCGGGAGTTTCCCGGCTATGGCGAGGTGATCACGCAGATCTGGCGGATCAAACAGCTCGAATACACCTGGCTGCGCTCGCAGATGGGGACCTACGAGGACTTCGCCGTCGTCACCCGCGATTCGCTCGCCTACACGCTCGACTGTCTCGGCATCGAGGCCGGCGGCGGCGCATTCGAGCGCATCTTCGCGAAATATCTCGATCTCGCGCTCTACCCCGAAGCCCTGTCGGCGCTGGAGGCGCTTGCACCCTGCAAGCGTGCGATCCTGTCCAACGGCAGCCCCGATATGCTTGGCGCCCTCACCCGCAATACCGGCCTCCACAGCGTGCTCGACGACGTGATCAGCGTCGACGCAGCCAAGACGTTCAAGCCGCATCCGCGCGCTTATGCGCTGGCCGAAGCGCGGCTCGGCATGACGCCGCGCGAGATGTTGTTCGTGTCTTCCAATCCCTGGGACGTGGCGGGGGCGAAGGCATTCGGCTTTAACGTCGCCTGGATCGAGCGCGTCAGCCGCGAGGCGATGGCGCGCGAACTACGGAGGCCTGGGCCGCTCTCGCCGCAGACGCTGTTCAAGGCGCTGCGCACCCAGATGGACGTGCTCGGCTTCGAGCCCGACCACCGCATCGGATCGCTGACCGCGTTGGTGGAGATCGTGGCCGCGCGCTGAGATTTGCGCCACGTGCTGCTTTGCGGCATATCGGCCGCTCGATTGCCGGCCCGGAATGCCGGCCATGAGGAGCCGCATGAGCCTCGAATCCGTTCGCGCATGGTTTGCCCAACATGCCCCCGACATCGCGGTCGAAGAATCGACGATGAGTTCCGCGACCGTGCCGCTCGCCGCCGAAGCCTACGGCGTGCCGCCGGCGCAGATCGCCAAGACACTGTCGTTGCGCGTCGGCGAGCGTGTGGTGCTGATCGTCACCAGCGGGACGATGCGGCTCGACAATAAGAAGGCGAAGGCGCTGCTCGGCGGCAAGCCGAAGATGCTCGGCGTTCACGAGGTCGCCGATCTCACCGGCCATGAGGTCGGCGGCGTTTGTCCGTTCGGCCTCAAGGCGCCGCTGCCGATCTATTGCGACGTCTCACTGAAGACGTTCGATGTGGTCGTGCCGGCAGCGGGTTCGACTCACAGCGCAGTGCGAATTGCCCCGCAGCGCATGGCCGAGCTGGTCGGCGCCGAATGGGTCGATGTCTGCGAGGACCGCAGCGAGCCGACCCAGCCGTGAACACGACAACGGGGCCCGCGGGCCCCGTCATTGCTTGCATCAGTTGAGAGATTTTGCGCCTGAGCGCGGCGATCACCAACGGCGCCAGCCGTAGTGCCGCCCGTACGGACGCGGCGGGCCATAATAGCGCGGGCCATAGAACCGCGGACCGTAGTAGCCGTAAGCGCCGTAGTAGTTCGGGCGCCACCAGCAGCGGCCCCAGGCGTTACAGACGTAACGCACCTGATCGACCTGGGCGGATGGACTGCCGGCAGCCTGCGCGGCGCCGGGAAGACCGTTCGGCATCGCCGCAGACGCGATGCCCGGCGAGAGCGCGACCGCGCTCAGAGCGGCTGCGGCAGCAACGGCGAGTTTCAGATTCATCGGACAACCTCCTTACGATCGAGAACCATCAGAACTGTCTCGAGCTTAGGAAGTTGCAGCTGAACGGGCGCTGACGAGCGAGTTCATCTAGATGAACTTGCGTTAACCTGTGCGGCGCAATTGGTTCGACGCAGCGCTTGATGGCGCTGCGCGCTCCTTGAGGCAACCTTCGCTCAAGCAGCCTTGAGCGGCTCCGTACCATCGCGATGAAGCGTCCGCAGGAAGTCACGCACCGCGTCGCCGAGCGAGCGGGCCTGCTGCGCGAGCGTGCCGGACGCCGACAGCGTCACCTCGGCATGCTGCTCGGTCTCGGTGATGTTGCTACCGACGCCCTGGATGTTGCCCGAGATGTCGCGAATGCCGGCAAACGCTTCTTCGATGTTGCGCGCGACCTCCCCGGTCGCGGCGGTCTGCGCCTCGACCGCGAGCGCCACCTGGTGCGTGATATCATCGACCTCGCCGATCGAACGGCCGATGCCGGAGATCGCATCGACGGCGGCGCGGGTGGTCTCCTGCACTTCGGCGATGCTGCGCGAGATGTCGCGCGTGGCATTGGCGGTCTGCTCGGCCAGCGACTTCACCTCCTGCGCCACCACCGAGAAGCCGCGGCCGGCGTCACCGGCGCGCGCCGCCTCGATCGTGGCGTTGAGCGCCAACAGATTGGTCTGGGACGCGATCTCTTCGATCAGTTGCACGATCGCGCCGATCCGTTCGGTGGCGGTCGATAGGCTGCCGACGGTGTCGCGGGCGTGATCGGAGGCCGCCACCGCGGCCTGAGCGATCGAGGCCGAGCGATTGACGCTGCTGAGAATCTCGTTGGCCGAGGCGGTCAATTCGGCGGTCGCCGCCGCCACCGTCTCCATGTTGGTCGAGGCCTGCTCGCTGGCAGCCGACACCGCCAGGGTGCGATCGCGCGTCGCGATCACGCCGCGGTTGAGGCTGGTGGCGGTCTCGCCCATGTTGCTGGAGGCGGCGCCGACCGCGTCGATCACCGTGCCGATTGCGGTCTCGAACTCGGCGGTGTTGGCGTTAAATGCCGCGACCCGCGTCTCGATCGCCTGCATCGCCTCGTTGATGGTGCGGCTGGCGATCAGCAGCGAACCGCGCAGGCCCTGCGGCAGGATGTGCCGATAGTATTTGTCGTCGCGGATCGCCGCCATCGCGGCGCTGGACTCGCGCACGAACGCGTCGCAGCGGTCGATCATGTCGTTGAAGCGGTTCTGCATCTCGAGCAGGCGTCCACCGTCGCGATGCCCGATCAGCCGAGCCTCGAAGTCGCCGTCGGCAATCCGGCCGCAGACCTCATCGATCTGCGTCAGCATCCGGTTCAGCCGCAGCAGCATCGCGGCAACGCCGGCGGCACCCAGCAGCGAGGCGCCGAGTCCGACCTGCAGCAGCAGCGGCGCGCCGAGCGTCAGCCCCGCCACAGCAACAAGGGAGCCGACGACGGTGACGGCGAGGCAGAGACCGGCCTTAAAGAGAGAAGACGAGTTGATCATAGGAAATGTTCTTCGACTTGACGAAATCGATCATGTGCTGATAGCCGGCCGCGAGCGCGTCCTTGCCGTTGCGGTGCCGGGACTCCTGCGCCAGCAGCTCGGCATAGACCGGCTCCAGCGCGGCAACGACCCGGCGCTCAGGCACACGGCGATTGGAGTGATAGCCGATCACCGTGCCGGCGGCGTCGAATGACGGCGTGACGTGTGCGAACACCCAATAATGATCGCCGTACTTCGTCATGTTCTTGACGTAGGCGAAGATCTCGCGCCCCTCGGCGAGGGTGTCCCACAGCAGCTTGAACACGCAGCGCGGCATGTCGGGATGCCGCACAATCGAATGCGGCTGGCCCAGCAGTTCGGCTTCGCTGTAGCCGCAGATGTCGGTGAACACTCGATTGGCGTAGGTGATCCGGCCTTTCAGGTCGGTTTTGGACACGATGATGTCGTCGGCGTCGAAGAATACTTCAACGCCCGTGGGCTTGACGGAAGAGGTCACGGCGAATTCCGGTTCAGCGGCTGAGAACGACTTGCACGGACTCTGATTGCGGCCCCGGTCCGGCTCCGCAAAGCTACGAGGCAGGTCTTAATAGTTAGTTCGCTCAACCACCGACTACATCGCTATAAATCGGCATTCGACGTCACTGTGTTGTTACTTAGCTGCTCACGAATTGGGCTGCGACAACTTGCGTTGTAGTGGTTTTCCTGACGCGACTGCTGAGCACACAGTCTCAGCCTGCATCACGCGTCTCGCTGCCTGCCAGCAAAGTGATCAGCAACGATTAGAAGCTTTCCAACGCGTATGAACAACTCGCCTTCATCGCACATCCGCGCGAGCACCCACTCAGATCATTTGAGATGCCGAGGCAGGCTTACAACCTCATGCGCGCGCTAGCGCAAGGCCGCAATTGACTGCACAAGTCGCGTACGACGGCGCGGGGTGACGGCGTCCCTGCCACACCGAACCGAATCTTAACATCTGGTTGCTAGACGAGATCGACGCCGCGTCGCGCCCGATGCGGCCGGTTCGGGGAAACGCTTTTGGCTGTCATGGATTCTCCACCAGCAACGCCCCTGGCGACGCTGAAAGCGCGCCTCACCGCTCTGTTCGGCGGTTCCAACGAAACTTCGCTCACCAACCGGCTCGCGGGCACCATTTTCCTGATCCGTGTCGTCAGTGCCGGCCTCGCCTATGGGGCTCAGATCCTGCTGGCGCGCTGGATGGGCGGCTCGGATTACGGCATCTACGTCTATGTCTGGACCTGGGTGCTGTTGCTCGGATCGATGCTGGATTTCGGCATCTCCGCCTCGGCCCAGAAGATCATTCCGGAATATCGCGCGCGCGGCGAGCTCGACCGGCTGCGCGGCTTTCTGACCGGCAGCCGTTGGGGCACGCTGGCGGCCTCCAGCGCGGTGTCGCTGCTGCTCGCGCTCCTGGTCTGGGCATTGGCGCCGCTGATCGGCGACGCCACCGTCGTGCCGCTGTATCTCGGCTGCCTGACGCTGCCGGCCTTCGTGGTCGCCAACACCCAGGACGGCATCGCCCGCTCGCACGACTGGATGCGGCTCGGATTGATGCCGCAGTTCATCATCCGGCAGGCGCTGATCATCGGCTTCACCGCCGGGCTGTTTGTCCTAGGCTTCGAGCTCGGCGCGGTGGCCGCAATGGCGGCTAGCTGTGCGGCGGTGTGGATCGCGATGCTCGGGCAGATGATCGCGCTCAACCGCAGGCTGGCCGGCCATGTCCCGCCCGGCCCGCGCGCTTACGACGTCCGCGGCTGGCTCGCCACCTCGCTGCCGATCCTGCTGGTCGAGAGCTTCTACCTGCTGCTGTCCTACACAGACGTGCTGGTGCTGCAGCAGTTCAGTACGCCCGAGGAAGTCGGCATCTACTATGCGGTGGTGAAGACGCTGGCGCTGGTGTCGTTCATTCACTACGCGATGTCGGCCACCACCGCGCATCGCTTCACCGAGTACAACGCAGCCGGCGATAAGGTCCGGCTGGCGGCCTATGTCCGCCACGCGATCGTGTGGACGT from Rhodopseudomonas palustris carries:
- the ykgO gene encoding type B 50S ribosomal protein L36, coding for MKVRNSLKSLLTRHRENRLVRRKGRLYVINKTQRRFKARQG
- a CDS encoding PAS domain-containing protein encodes the protein MTSSVKPTGVEVFFDADDIIVSKTDLKGRITYANRVFTDICGYSEAELLGQPHSIVRHPDMPRCVFKLLWDTLAEGREIFAYVKNMTKYGDHYWVFAHVTPSFDAAGTVIGYHSNRRVPERRVVAALEPVYAELLAQESRHRNGKDALAAGYQHMIDFVKSKNISYDQLVFSL
- a CDS encoding haloacid dehalogenase type II, encoding MTIKAVVFDAYGTLYDIQSVAAITEREFPGYGEVITQIWRIKQLEYTWLRSQMGTYEDFAVVTRDSLAYTLDCLGIEAGGGAFERIFAKYLDLALYPEALSALEALAPCKRAILSNGSPDMLGALTRNTGLHSVLDDVISVDAAKTFKPHPRAYALAEARLGMTPREMLFVSSNPWDVAGAKAFGFNVAWIERVSREAMARELRRPGPLSPQTLFKALRTQMDVLGFEPDHRIGSLTALVEIVAAR
- a CDS encoding lipopolysaccharide biosynthesis protein; the protein is MDSPPATPLATLKARLTALFGGSNETSLTNRLAGTIFLIRVVSAGLAYGAQILLARWMGGSDYGIYVYVWTWVLLLGSMLDFGISASAQKIIPEYRARGELDRLRGFLTGSRWGTLAASSAVSLLLALLVWALAPLIGDATVVPLYLGCLTLPAFVVANTQDGIARSHDWMRLGLMPQFIIRQALIIGFTAGLFVLGFELGAVAAMAASCAAVWIAMLGQMIALNRRLAGHVPPGPRAYDVRGWLATSLPILLVESFYLLLSYTDVLVLQQFSTPEEVGIYYAVVKTLALVSFIHYAMSATTAHRFTEYNAAGDKVRLAAYVRHAIVWTFWPSLVATLALLALGEPLLWLFGPQFTSGYGIMFVAAIGLMVRAAIGPVERLLNMLGHQHVCALAYALAFAVNLALCLILVPRFGGYGAAAATSAALTFETVMLFWIVRKRLGLHVLAFGAKAH
- a CDS encoding amidohydrolase family protein, whose protein sequence is MLNPDDLVAIDIHTHAEEPCGCHGDDGYDDFQARMAEYFGSPNKHPPTVPQTAAYYRAKKIAAVIFPVDAERETGFRRYNNDEMIEITRQNSDVLIPFASIDPHKGKLGVREARRLIADYGIKGFKFHPTMQGFYPNDRLAYPLYEAIQEGGAIALFHTGQTGVGSGMPGGMGMRLKYSNPMYMDDVAADFPDMKIILAHPSFPWQEEALSVATHKPNVYIDLSGWSPKYFPPILVRYINSILQDKMLFGSDWPVITPDRWLSDFAKLEIRDEIRPKVLKQNARKLLGI
- a CDS encoding methyl-accepting chemotaxis protein yields the protein MINSSSLFKAGLCLAVTVVGSLVAVAGLTLGAPLLLQVGLGASLLGAAGVAAMLLRLNRMLTQIDEVCGRIADGDFEARLIGHRDGGRLLEMQNRFNDMIDRCDAFVRESSAAMAAIRDDKYYRHILPQGLRGSLLIASRTINEAMQAIETRVAAFNANTAEFETAIGTVIDAVGAASSNMGETATSLNRGVIATRDRTLAVSAASEQASTNMETVAAATAELTASANEILSSVNRSASIAQAAVAASDHARDTVGSLSTATERIGAIVQLIEEIASQTNLLALNATIEAARAGDAGRGFSVVAQEVKSLAEQTANATRDISRSIAEVQETTRAAVDAISGIGRSIGEVDDITHQVALAVEAQTAATGEVARNIEEAFAGIRDISGNIQGVGSNITETEQHAEVTLSASGTLAQQARSLGDAVRDFLRTLHRDGTEPLKAA
- a CDS encoding OsmC family protein is translated as MSTTSGSAKWQGGIKDGKGAISTKSGALSEYPYGFASRFEGKPGSNPEELIGAAHAACFTMALSLILGEAKLTAEQMETKADVTLEKQGDGFAITAIHLTLTAKIPGADDATFQDCAAKAKAGCPVSKLLNTKITLDAKLVS
- a CDS encoding YbaK/EbsC family protein → MSLESVRAWFAQHAPDIAVEESTMSSATVPLAAEAYGVPPAQIAKTLSLRVGERVVLIVTSGTMRLDNKKAKALLGGKPKMLGVHEVADLTGHEVGGVCPFGLKAPLPIYCDVSLKTFDVVVPAAGSTHSAVRIAPQRMAELVGAEWVDVCEDRSEPTQP
- a CDS encoding tetratricopeptide repeat protein encodes the protein MAFAPRHFRFGLCALALATLALGMPEGARAQAPDGPKHPLEKPLAQPPAPPEKLPRVPTDRTKGLDFLFGALKAAPDEASAKHVEGRIWALWSQTTSDTTALLMARSKVAMDAKQFDVALKLLDAVVKLRPDYVEGWNRRATIYYLQNDYMHSLEDIEQVLAREPRHFGALAGLGMIMQELGDDKRALDAFRRALALNPHLDKVPDLVKTLSEKVEGRDI